A stretch of the Taeniopygia guttata chromosome 37, bTaeGut7.mat, whole genome shotgun sequence genome encodes the following:
- the LOC121468800 gene encoding uncharacterized protein isoform X4: MVEELHLNPAWIPDKAKDILEFVQVFASNPTKFQDREQILEFLHNICILCRYSKLHNFSEELRDFCIRSQLAETVQLLLDLQPKYVIKDRVHRFAMLALAELSAIGIVLETKKVLRLCFNSVFLLPPFYEMSRLEVTLCTRTLRTLDTMLEVMVLSSPAPKVSEVLQDMLEMLVQYLLSNFLVTQERVVGRIKALGHLLDRFFTKQTDEDEDNIFARGQIHIPVLGKLLGHLFFRLYRRENRINIVVNILCCLMHFIYAQKGDPMPEGDIQPPEHWEFEIASWVNAPNAWRVQALGRYLRPAERTGVVLAAIELLGRPAVLGAKPPMEFLEEAMKYPEVWLMDVPKIVTHIFASYDENNATTACSFHSLLLLMVNRSPEQAVAAALEATPNFSYKMHLWKAMFSVHQTLEKVLKELEIHIRERRNKKFTQQQKNCFSFLSMLAYGDVQESKVRPLYENLHLLSHPKIGMVPLVLRALDTLSESAETAKKMKSLLPEVVKFLGHRSWHVSMMALDILDNVLGLLKKKEASSVAVNVAQRLWCLFDAKEACLRERSISLFAELLGKTAWRDKRAMRRNSWETLVRLVLHMSDMVPSVAKASKNAVLAVAELLSWEELKQLAQREQMYMMGECLLAKDSRRVEQFVQDTKPYLLDSQAPIREAALRFIRLATWHLTEQNEDALTAVLEGLKTMKEREEDPSIRSLADQIDLILKSLQDRQKSGFSLRSLCCWRC, translated from the exons ttccaggacagggagcagataTTGGAATTCCTCCACAACATCTGCATCCTGTGCCGGTATTCCAAACTCCACAACTTCTCCGAGGAGCTGAGGGATTTCTGCATCAGATCCCAGCTGGCGGAGACGGTGCAG ctgctgctggatttgCAGCCCAAATACGTGATCAAAGACCGGGTGCACCGCTTCGCCATGCTCGCCTTGGCCGAGCTCAG TGCCATCGGGATCGTGCTGGAGACCAAAAAAGTTTTAAGACTTTGCTTCAACAGCGTCTTTTTACTCCCTCCGTTCTACGAAATGTCGCGCCTGGAAGTGACGCTCTGTACTCGG ACCCTGCGCACACTGGACaccatgctggaggtgatgGTGCTCAGCTCTCCTGCCCCCAAAGTCTCCGAGGTGCTGCAGGACATGTTGGAG ATGCTCGTGCAGTACCTGCTCTCCAACTTTCTGGTAACGCAGGAGAGGGTCGTGGGCAGGATTAAGGCGCTGGGCCATTTGCTGGACAGATTTTTCACCAAGCAG ACCGATGAAGATGAGGACAACATCTTTGCCAGGGGACAGATCCATATCCCAGTCCTGGGGAAGCTGCTGGGCCATCTGTTTTTTAGGCTGTACCGGCGAGAAAACAGAATCAATATTGTGGTGAATATTCTCTGCTGCCTGATGCATTTCATCTACGCGCAGAAAG GTGACCCAATGCCAGAGGGTGACATCCAGCCCCCGGAGCATTGGGAATTTGAGATCGCCTCCTGGGTGAACGCTCCCAATGCCTGGAGAGTTCAG GCCTTGGGGCGATACCTCCGGCCTGCAGAGAGGACAGGAGTTGTCCTTGCGGCCATCGAGCTCTTGGGACGCCCCGCCGTCCTGGGCGCGAAACCCCCGATGGAGTTCCTGGAGGAGGCCATGAAATACCCTGAGGTGTGGCTGATGGAT GTACCAAAGATCGTGACGCACATCTTCGCTTCTTATGACGAGAACAACGCGACGACCGCCTGCAGCTTTCACTCCCTCCTTCTCCTGATGGTGAATAGGAGCCCTGAGCAAGCCGTCGCTGCAGCTCTGGAGGCCACGCCGAATTTTAG CTACAAAATGCATCTGTGGAAGGCGATGTTCTCCGTGCACCAGACGCTGGAGAAGGTCCTGAAGGAGCTGGAAATCCACATCCGGGAGCGCCGTAACAAAAAATTCACTCAGCAGCAGAAGAATTGCTTCTCTTTCTTATCT ATGCTGGCCTACGGTGACGTGCAGGAGAGCAAAGTGAGGCCACTCTACGAAAACCTGCACCTTCTCAGTCATCCAAAGATAGGAATGGTCCCTCTGGTGCTCAGGGCTCTGGACACGCTGTCGGAGAGCGCCGAGACG gcaaaaaaaatgaagagccTCTTGCCCGAGGTGGTGAAATTCCTGGGGCATCGTTCTTGGCACGTTTCCATGATGGCCCTGGACATTTTGGACaatgtgctggggctgctgaagAAGAAGGAGGCCAGCAGCGTGGCGGTGAACGTGGCACAGAGGCTCTGGTGTCTGTTTGATGCG AAGGAAGCCTGCTTGCGGGAGCGCTCCATCTCCCTCTTCGCAGAGCTCCTGGGCAAAACGGCATGGAGGGACAAGAGAGCCATGAGGAGAAACTCATGGGAGACCCTGGTCCGGCTTGTTCTTCACATGAGCGACATGGTGCCCAGCGTGGCCAAG GCTTCCAAAAACGCCGTCCTGGCCGTGGCGGAGCTCCTCAGCTGGGAGGAGCTGAAGCAGCTGGCGCAGAGGGAGCAGATGTATATGATGGGCGAGTGCTTG CTGGCCAAGGACAGCCGCAGAGTTGAACAATTCGTGCAGGACACCAAACCTTACCTGCTGGACTCTCAGGCCCCCATACGAGAAGCGGCTCTCCGGTTCATCA ggTTGGCCACGTGGCACCTGACGGAGCAGAACGAGGACGCCCTGACCGCCGTCCTCGAGG GACTTAAAACGATgaaagaaagagaggaggaTCCCTCCATCCGTTCTCTGGCGGATCAGATCGATTTGATCCTGAAATCTCTGCAGGATCGCCAAAAATCGGGATTTTCGCTGCGCTCGCTgtgctgctggcgctgctga